The following coding sequences lie in one Litorilinea aerophila genomic window:
- a CDS encoding phospholipase D-like domain-containing anti-phage protein, translating to MIQRFSSRRHPLDRSYLCRRLQGARAYDRIAGYFRSSLLEIAGETLESVQGPIRVVCNSDLSPLDVQTAQAAKLAMRREWMSHGPERLVEPPHDGPARERFARLYRFLCEEKLQVRVLPNHAFGLIHGKAGVITLADGRQVAFLGSTNETREAWRLNYELLWEDDSPEAVAWVQEEFDALWGSPYAFPLAEAVVEDIGRLARRRVLYQVDQWFETAHEAEEPFQAPDPGPAVVESPVYRRENGLWPHQKYFVKLAYDAHYGPWGKARFVLADQVGLGKTLQLALTALLIGLSGERPILILAPKTLLRQWQAEMWDLLAMPSAVWTGKVWLDEQGVEHPFPIRRCPRRVGLVSAGLITRRSAICQDLLSLEYDCVILDEAHRARRRNLHRPQEKVDPNNLLRFMQEIAPRTRSLLLATATPVQLHPIEAWDLLDVLARGDDSVLGNEFSFWRRYPLRGLALVMGSETPPANETELWEWVRNPLPPKSEGRLFERLRRDLDLPDQVAVAPGDTFDRLRPPTRQHLRRSRDDLFRLHNPFIRRIVRRTRTQLEQQRDPETGEPLLQPIQIRLFGEGEHEALLLPPHLREAYELAEMFCRSLGERMQASGFLKTLLLRRTGSSIYAGQQTARRILDGWQALEAEWEEDEEEDGEETSLARSLTPFEQELLRRFLKALSIPHEEDPKYAAVRRYLLEYGWLHRGCIIFSQYFDSIRWLAEKLTQELPSEVIGVYSGPQASGLYLGGECTPRPREEIKQMVARREIRLLLGTDAASEGLNLQRLGSLINLDLPWNPTRLEQRKGRIQRIGQVYNPVYICNLRYKDSVEDRVHQLLSTRLQHIYGLFGQLPDVLEDAWIAAAMQDMEQARRIIDSVPQQHPFDLRYTQYQPIHWESCAQVLAQDAIAARLRQGWG from the coding sequence ATGATCCAACGCTTCTCCTCTCGCCGTCACCCTCTGGATCGCTCCTATCTGTGCCGCCGCCTGCAGGGGGCCCGGGCCTACGACCGCATCGCGGGCTACTTCCGCTCTTCCCTGCTGGAGATAGCCGGGGAGACCCTGGAGTCCGTCCAAGGTCCCATCCGGGTGGTGTGCAATTCGGACCTGAGCCCCCTGGATGTCCAGACGGCCCAGGCTGCCAAACTGGCCATGCGCCGGGAGTGGATGAGCCATGGGCCGGAGCGCCTGGTGGAGCCGCCTCACGACGGCCCGGCCCGGGAACGCTTTGCCCGGTTGTATCGCTTCCTGTGCGAGGAGAAGCTCCAGGTGCGGGTGCTGCCCAACCACGCCTTCGGCCTCATCCACGGCAAGGCGGGGGTGATCACCCTGGCCGACGGTCGCCAGGTGGCATTCCTGGGCAGCACCAACGAGACCCGAGAGGCCTGGCGTCTGAACTACGAGCTGCTGTGGGAGGACGATTCACCCGAGGCAGTGGCCTGGGTCCAGGAGGAGTTCGACGCCCTGTGGGGTTCCCCCTACGCTTTCCCCCTGGCCGAGGCAGTTGTGGAGGACATCGGCCGCCTGGCCCGGCGTCGGGTCCTCTACCAGGTGGACCAGTGGTTCGAAACGGCGCATGAGGCCGAAGAGCCGTTCCAGGCCCCGGATCCGGGGCCGGCCGTGGTGGAGAGCCCGGTCTACCGCCGGGAAAACGGGCTCTGGCCCCACCAGAAATACTTCGTCAAGCTGGCCTACGACGCCCATTACGGTCCCTGGGGCAAGGCCCGTTTTGTGTTGGCGGATCAGGTGGGGTTGGGCAAGACCCTGCAGTTGGCCCTGACGGCCTTGCTCATCGGCCTGAGCGGGGAACGCCCCATCCTGATCCTGGCGCCCAAGACGCTCTTGCGCCAGTGGCAGGCAGAGATGTGGGATCTGCTGGCCATGCCGTCCGCGGTGTGGACTGGGAAAGTGTGGCTGGATGAGCAGGGGGTGGAGCACCCCTTCCCGATTCGACGTTGTCCGCGGCGGGTGGGTCTTGTCTCCGCGGGGTTGATCACCCGTCGCTCGGCCATCTGCCAGGATCTGTTGAGCCTGGAGTACGACTGTGTGATCCTGGACGAGGCGCACCGGGCCCGGCGTCGCAACCTGCATCGCCCCCAGGAGAAGGTCGATCCCAACAACCTGCTGCGCTTCATGCAGGAGATCGCGCCCCGCACCCGGAGTTTGTTGCTGGCTACGGCCACCCCGGTCCAGCTCCATCCCATCGAGGCCTGGGATCTGTTGGACGTTCTGGCCCGAGGGGACGATTCGGTGCTGGGCAACGAGTTCAGTTTCTGGCGTCGCTATCCTCTCCGGGGACTGGCTCTGGTCATGGGGAGTGAAACACCGCCCGCCAACGAGACGGAGCTCTGGGAGTGGGTGCGGAACCCGTTGCCACCCAAGTCCGAAGGGCGGCTCTTCGAGCGCCTGCGCCGGGATCTGGACCTCCCCGACCAGGTGGCCGTCGCGCCCGGGGATACCTTCGACAGGCTGCGACCGCCTACCCGCCAGCATCTACGCCGCTCTCGGGATGATCTTTTCCGCCTCCACAACCCATTCATCCGCCGTATTGTGCGGCGTACCCGGACGCAATTGGAGCAACAGCGGGATCCGGAGACCGGGGAGCCCCTGCTTCAGCCCATCCAGATCCGGTTGTTCGGCGAGGGGGAACACGAGGCGCTGCTCTTGCCTCCTCACCTGCGGGAAGCTTATGAGCTGGCCGAGATGTTCTGCCGTTCCCTGGGCGAGCGGATGCAGGCCAGCGGCTTTCTCAAGACCCTGTTGCTGCGGCGGACGGGGAGCTCCATCTACGCGGGGCAGCAGACGGCCAGGCGCATCCTGGATGGCTGGCAGGCGCTGGAAGCAGAATGGGAGGAGGACGAGGAGGAGGACGGCGAGGAGACCTCCCTGGCCCGCTCTCTCACGCCTTTCGAACAGGAGCTGCTGCGCCGTTTTCTCAAGGCCCTTTCCATCCCCCATGAGGAAGACCCCAAGTACGCGGCCGTGCGCCGGTATCTGCTGGAGTACGGCTGGCTACATCGAGGCTGCATCATCTTCAGCCAGTACTTCGATTCCATCCGCTGGCTGGCCGAGAAGCTGACCCAGGAACTCCCTTCAGAGGTCATTGGGGTCTACTCCGGTCCCCAGGCTTCTGGTCTCTATCTGGGGGGAGAGTGTACGCCTCGGCCTCGGGAGGAGATCAAGCAGATGGTAGCCCGGCGGGAGATCCGCCTGCTGCTGGGTACCGACGCGGCCAGTGAGGGCTTGAATCTACAACGGCTGGGATCCCTGATCAACCTGGACCTTCCCTGGAACCCGACCCGCCTGGAACAGCGAAAAGGCCGCATCCAGCGCATCGGCCAGGTGTACAATCCGGTCTACATCTGCAACCTGCGCTACAAGGATTCGGTGGAGGACCGGGTTCACCAGCTTCTCTCTACACGGCTACAGCACATCTACGGGCTGTTCGGCCAGCTTCCCGACGTGTTGGAGGACGCGTGGATCGCCGCGGCCATGCAGGACATGGAGCAGGCCCGGCGGATCATCGACAGCGTGCCCCAACAACACCCCTTCGATCTGCGCTACACCCAGTACCAGCCCATCCATTGGGAATCCTGTGCCCAGGTCCTGGCCCAGGACGCCATTGCCGCCCGTCTGCGCCAAGGGTGGGGGTGA
- a CDS encoding McrC family protein, producing MHEAPHIVTLTEHDSVLLPVQALSDEEAQRLDERYRDQIQVEPPSFRTEHQWRITAQSWVGFIPLTADLAFRLQPKVPLRSLFGMWEYAYRIKSFHFLDELIGVAALEAFYEQLALILARRVLDRLQKGLHRTYLSCHQRLSYVRGSLDIGQMARRPWDVSLPCDFQEHTADIEDNQILTYTLWRILSSGICSERVLPTVRNAYRGLLAMTTFRPVHPNACGNRRYHRLNQDYHPLHALSRFFLEQSGPTHRVGDRQIMPFLVDMARLFELFVAEWLKAHLPLGWQVQAQERIAFGQGQNQSFQIDLVLRRLDTGEAVMVLDTKYKDPRSPATGDVEQVVAYAEALGCQHAVLIYPTDLAQPLDTVIGEIHVRTLTFNLAADLETAGQRFLERLLAAAPGWILCP from the coding sequence ATGCATGAGGCCCCTCACATCGTGACGTTGACCGAGCATGACTCCGTCCTGCTGCCCGTTCAAGCCCTTTCGGATGAGGAAGCCCAACGGCTGGATGAGAGATACAGGGACCAGATCCAGGTGGAGCCGCCCAGCTTCCGCACGGAACACCAGTGGCGGATCACTGCCCAGAGCTGGGTAGGCTTCATCCCCTTGACAGCCGATCTTGCCTTCCGTCTCCAGCCCAAGGTGCCTCTGCGTAGCCTCTTTGGCATGTGGGAGTATGCCTACAGGATCAAGAGCTTCCACTTCCTGGATGAGCTGATCGGCGTGGCCGCGCTAGAGGCGTTCTACGAACAGCTGGCCCTGATCCTGGCCCGGCGTGTGCTGGATCGCCTGCAAAAGGGCCTGCACCGGACCTACCTCTCCTGCCACCAGCGGTTGTCTTACGTCCGGGGGAGCCTGGACATCGGCCAAATGGCGCGTCGGCCTTGGGACGTGAGCCTCCCCTGTGACTTCCAGGAGCATACAGCCGACATCGAGGACAACCAGATCCTGACCTACACCCTCTGGCGCATTCTCAGCAGCGGCATTTGCAGCGAGCGGGTGCTCCCTACCGTGCGCAACGCGTATCGAGGCCTTCTGGCCATGACCACATTTCGGCCTGTCCACCCCAATGCCTGTGGAAATCGTCGCTACCACCGCCTGAACCAGGACTATCATCCCCTGCACGCCCTGAGTCGCTTCTTCCTGGAGCAGAGCGGCCCCACCCACCGGGTAGGGGATCGCCAGATCATGCCTTTCCTGGTGGATATGGCCCGCCTGTTCGAGCTCTTTGTGGCCGAATGGCTCAAGGCCCACCTGCCCCTGGGATGGCAGGTACAGGCACAGGAGCGGATCGCCTTTGGCCAAGGGCAAAATCAGAGCTTCCAGATCGATCTGGTGCTGCGCAGGCTGGACACGGGCGAAGCAGTCATGGTGTTGGACACCAAGTACAAGGACCCCCGCAGCCCGGCCACGGGAGATGTGGAGCAGGTAGTGGCCTACGCGGAGGCCCTGGGCTGCCAACACGCGGTCCTGATCTACCCCACCGATCTAGCCCAACCCCTGGACACCGTGATCGGCGAGATCCACGTGCGTACGTTGACCTTCAACCTGGCCGCTGATCTGGAGACGGCCGGGCAGCGGTTCCTGGAGCGCCTCCTGGCCGCCGCGCCCGGATGGATTCTATGCCCATAG
- a CDS encoding McrB family protein encodes MSEMFTWIPIYQELADVLQEWESRQQELIAFLEELRQKGRIMISLQDKDQDGRHFPLQEIDPFTFYAVFNRGITDENRKAILADIKDFFGLIRPIPEDFAGIPVASNMSSWFFSRKAERKAGDIAKLWQVFRLALRDNARNDDAFWAAFDAALEVRRVNLNLTMGLFWIRPYTFLSLDSVNCQFLGIKLPSKLSARYYRELLEEVSKQGRSFPELSLAAWQATLQSRQGKEPKASGTPAVSAVDYTPVEDSYLDMGAEGDEEDETERNPEYSFEQMVADTGLDQFTLARWVRAIERKKQAILYGPPGTGKTFLAERLASYLVSGGNGLVELVQFHPAYTYEDFIQGIRPESDGDRLRYPLKPGRFLNFIVRARERTGKSVLIIDEINRANLARVFGELMYLLEYRDREIPLAGGGTLRIPDNVRIIGTMNTADRSIALVDHALRRRFAFLALWPDEQLLRYYHQREGTGFPVDGLIQVLRRLNNTIGDRHYAVGISYFLRKDLSTQLEDIWRMEIEPYLEEYFFDQPEKVDAFRWERIQREVLPNA; translated from the coding sequence ATGAGCGAGATGTTTACCTGGATCCCAATCTATCAGGAACTGGCAGACGTACTGCAAGAGTGGGAATCCAGGCAGCAGGAGCTCATTGCTTTCTTGGAAGAGCTACGCCAAAAAGGCCGGATCATGATTTCTTTGCAGGACAAAGACCAAGACGGGCGGCATTTCCCCCTCCAGGAAATTGATCCTTTCACCTTCTACGCCGTCTTCAACCGAGGCATCACTGACGAAAACCGCAAGGCTATTCTGGCCGATATCAAGGATTTCTTCGGCCTAATCCGCCCGATACCCGAGGATTTTGCCGGCATCCCGGTAGCCAGCAACATGTCATCTTGGTTCTTTTCACGTAAGGCCGAACGCAAAGCCGGGGACATTGCCAAACTTTGGCAGGTCTTCCGTCTAGCATTGCGGGACAATGCCCGGAACGATGACGCCTTCTGGGCCGCTTTCGACGCAGCCTTGGAAGTACGTCGCGTGAATCTCAACCTGACTATGGGACTCTTCTGGATCCGGCCGTATACCTTCCTCAGCCTGGACAGTGTCAATTGTCAGTTTTTGGGAATCAAGCTGCCAAGCAAGTTGTCAGCCAGGTATTACCGGGAGCTCCTTGAAGAGGTCAGCAAACAAGGTCGTTCCTTTCCCGAGCTGTCGCTGGCGGCCTGGCAGGCTACACTGCAGTCTCGCCAGGGGAAAGAACCAAAAGCCTCTGGGACGCCGGCCGTCAGCGCTGTGGACTACACGCCGGTAGAGGACAGCTACCTGGATATGGGCGCCGAGGGGGATGAAGAGGATGAAACAGAACGAAATCCTGAGTATTCCTTTGAGCAGATGGTTGCTGATACCGGCCTCGACCAGTTTACCCTGGCCCGTTGGGTAAGGGCCATCGAACGCAAAAAACAGGCCATCCTCTATGGGCCTCCGGGGACAGGTAAGACCTTCCTGGCTGAACGGCTGGCTTCCTACCTGGTGAGCGGGGGCAATGGCCTTGTGGAGCTGGTGCAGTTTCACCCTGCCTACACCTACGAGGATTTCATCCAGGGGATTCGTCCAGAAAGCGACGGCGATCGCCTGCGCTATCCCCTGAAACCGGGGCGTTTCCTCAATTTCATCGTCCGGGCCCGAGAACGCACGGGCAAAAGTGTGCTCATCATCGACGAGATCAACCGGGCAAACCTGGCCCGGGTCTTCGGCGAACTTATGTATCTCCTGGAGTACCGCGACCGGGAGATCCCACTGGCCGGTGGAGGTACACTGCGTATCCCCGACAACGTGCGCATCATCGGCACTATGAATACCGCCGACCGCTCCATTGCCCTGGTGGACCATGCCCTGCGCCGCCGGTTTGCCTTCCTCGCCCTGTGGCCGGACGAGCAACTTCTGCGCTACTACCACCAACGCGAGGGAACGGGTTTCCCTGTCGACGGATTGATCCAGGTCCTGCGCCGGTTGAATAACACCATCGGCGACCGCCACTATGCGGTGGGCATCAGCTATTTCCTGCGCAAAGATCTGAGTACCCAGCTCGAAGACATCTGGCGCATGGAGATCGAACCCTACCTGGAGGAGTACTTCTTCGACCAGCCGGAAAAGGTCGATGCCTTCCGGTGGGAGCGCATCCAACGGGAGGTACTCCCCAATGCATGA
- a CDS encoding aminoglycoside phosphotransferase family protein encodes MQPIPTDFARRMVELHGPRGEAWLRELPRLVDACARRWSLQVLPHFPGLSYNYVAPAVDRNGTPLVLKLGVPTAELSSEIAALRFYDGHGIARLLDADEAQGALLLERLQPGTELITLEDDEQATAIAAQVMRELWRPIPPDHPFPTVATWGAGFARLRAHFQGGTGPFPPELVARAEGIFAEFLASMAEPVLLHGDLHQYNILASTRRPWLALDPKGIVGEPAYEPGAFLRNPLPDLLTWPQPARALARRIHIFAEILELERERILGWGMAQAVLSAWWSYEDHGHGWEPAMACAELLAGLM; translated from the coding sequence ATGCAACCCATCCCCACCGACTTCGCCCGGCGCATGGTGGAGCTCCACGGCCCCCGGGGCGAGGCCTGGCTGCGCGAGCTTCCCCGCCTGGTGGACGCGTGCGCCCGACGCTGGTCCCTGCAGGTGTTGCCCCACTTCCCCGGACTCTCGTACAACTACGTGGCCCCGGCCGTGGACCGGAACGGCACGCCGCTGGTGCTCAAGCTGGGCGTGCCCACCGCCGAGCTGTCCAGCGAGATCGCCGCGCTGCGCTTCTACGACGGCCACGGCATCGCCCGCCTGCTGGACGCGGACGAAGCCCAGGGTGCGCTGCTGCTGGAGCGGCTCCAGCCCGGAACGGAGCTGATCACCCTGGAGGACGACGAACAGGCCACGGCCATCGCCGCGCAGGTGATGCGGGAGCTGTGGCGCCCGATCCCCCCAGACCACCCCTTCCCTACCGTGGCCACGTGGGGCGCAGGCTTCGCCCGGCTGCGCGCCCATTTCCAGGGCGGCACCGGCCCCTTTCCCCCCGAGCTGGTGGCGCGCGCCGAAGGAATCTTCGCCGAGTTCCTGGCGTCCATGGCCGAGCCGGTGCTGCTCCACGGCGACCTGCACCAGTACAACATCCTGGCGTCCACCCGCCGGCCGTGGCTGGCTCTGGACCCGAAAGGGATCGTGGGGGAACCGGCCTACGAACCCGGCGCCTTCCTGCGCAACCCCCTGCCTGACCTGCTCACGTGGCCCCAGCCGGCCCGCGCGCTGGCCCGGCGCATCCACATCTTCGCGGAAATCTTGGAACTGGAGCGGGAACGGATCCTCGGCTGGGGCATGGCCCAGGCCGTACTCTCGGCCTGGTGGAGCTACGAGGACCATGGCCACGGCTGGGAGCCAGCCATGGCCTGCGCGGAACTGCTGGCGGGGCTGATGTGA